In one Tepidisphaeraceae bacterium genomic region, the following are encoded:
- a CDS encoding DUF58 domain-containing protein: MAENLPSLLDPQTISQAEQLGLAARHVVEGYMSGEHKSPFRGFSIEFTQHREYVAGDDTRHIDWKVLGRTDRYMLKQYEQETNYVAHILLDGSESMRYGSGITGGGRGAAKRGTTASTLSKFDYGKMIAACLSYLILHQRDAISMALFDDGVVRHHIPRTGNLNSIHGIMSTLAAFNPDAKTNIGDVLHQMAGQLKRKGIVILISDLFDDEQKILDGIQHLRFGGQEVIVFHVMDPFELEFPFDGNVEFEGLEETPILKTRPHDIRKSYMRELENFKQRISDGCERNSTHYLLVDTSHPLHEVLSGYLAFRQRTTGR; this comes from the coding sequence ATGGCAGAAAACCTCCCCAGCCTCCTCGACCCTCAGACCATCAGCCAAGCCGAACAGCTTGGCCTGGCGGCACGGCACGTCGTGGAAGGGTACATGTCCGGCGAGCACAAGTCGCCGTTCCGGGGGTTCTCGATCGAGTTCACGCAGCACCGTGAGTACGTGGCCGGTGACGACACGCGCCACATCGATTGGAAGGTGCTCGGCCGCACCGACCGGTACATGCTCAAGCAGTACGAGCAGGAGACGAACTACGTCGCCCACATCCTGCTCGACGGCAGCGAATCGATGCGCTACGGCAGCGGAATCACCGGTGGTGGCCGCGGCGCCGCCAAGCGCGGCACCACTGCGTCGACGCTCAGCAAGTTCGATTACGGCAAGATGATCGCCGCCTGCCTGTCGTACCTGATTCTGCACCAGCGGGACGCGATCTCCATGGCGCTGTTCGACGACGGCGTCGTTCGCCACCACATCCCGCGCACCGGCAACCTCAACAGCATCCACGGCATCATGTCGACGCTGGCCGCGTTCAACCCGGACGCCAAGACGAACATCGGCGACGTGCTGCACCAGATGGCCGGGCAGCTCAAGCGCAAGGGCATCGTCATCCTCATCAGCGACCTGTTCGACGACGAACAGAAGATCCTCGACGGCATCCAGCACCTTCGCTTCGGCGGGCAGGAAGTCATCGTCTTCCACGTGATGGATCCGTTCGAACTCGAGTTCCCCTTCGACGGCAACGTCGAGTTCGAAGGCCTTGAGGAAACGCCGATTCTGAAAACGCGTCCGCACGACATTCGCAAGAGCTACATGCGCGAGCTGGAAAACTTTAAGCAGCGCATCAGCGACGGCTGCGAGCGCAACAGCACGCACTACCTGCTGGTCGACACCAGCCACCCGTTGCATGAAGTGCTGAGCGGATACTTGGCGTTTCGGCAGCGAACGACGGGGCGGTGA
- a CDS encoding BatA domain-containing protein: MGFLNPILLFGAAAIAVPIAIHLLNKRQYEKVTWAAMRFLMASVEQNQRRLRIEDLLLLILRCALLVLLALALARPAIPGGGAGGLFGRSGVTAALVLDNSYSMGMSDGVTTRFDNAKRALEQVLDSLPTNSSASVLLAGDGVEAVIAEPTLDLNLARKTIREAKLSDRASNVVPALRTAVEGLKNKPSVRREMYFATDGQAVGWRQFESATRTLAESKDAVASHVLLVGPKGDQNLAVTDLRLASGLPVVDRSLRFEARVSNSGLTDANNVRVRLSVNGEAPNDGATIDSLPAGESKSVSLFAKLREPGSASVTASIEADRLPADDSRTIAVRATDQISVLLVSGNAASGRDADTFFLQNALAPAGAEAGDHFIKATPVNATDVGSVRFDNFDAVVLANVADLSTGPLDALVEYVRGGGGLVIFPGPATESTAKLFYNEALYANRAMLPAMLGSATGDAKADEKATPLQSQNFDHPIASIWNDPASGSLADVKVRRHFPLQAGAYEAEGAVRPEGSGVARTVLRLADGSPLMMERTFGAGRVVLFGTTASTLWTDLPVRPGVFVPLVYRTLASLVGRQDDALNVPVGAPFAYRSPLDWVNRDATVLPPDTDPNATRLTTRVELVNNAPLLRVTETPRSGPYEIQVATDPASTLKFAAQPDPAESNLTEMPPDQEKSLGEATMVIRVNNGTPLEQMVQKSRVGTELWLPLAMIALLIAASETFLAQWFGRSR, encoded by the coding sequence ATGGGCTTCCTCAACCCCATCCTCCTCTTCGGCGCCGCCGCGATCGCGGTGCCGATCGCCATTCACCTGCTGAACAAGCGGCAGTACGAGAAGGTGACGTGGGCGGCCATGCGCTTCCTGATGGCCAGCGTGGAACAGAACCAGCGTCGGCTGCGCATCGAGGATCTGCTGCTGCTGATCCTGCGCTGCGCGCTGCTCGTGCTGCTGGCGCTGGCGCTCGCCCGGCCGGCGATTCCGGGTGGTGGGGCGGGTGGGCTGTTCGGCCGGTCGGGCGTGACGGCGGCGCTCGTGCTCGACAACTCGTACAGCATGGGCATGTCCGACGGCGTCACGACGCGCTTCGACAACGCCAAACGTGCGCTTGAGCAGGTGCTCGATTCGCTGCCGACGAATTCTTCCGCTTCCGTCCTGCTCGCGGGCGACGGGGTGGAGGCGGTGATTGCTGAGCCAACGCTTGATCTGAACCTGGCCCGCAAGACGATTCGTGAAGCCAAGCTCTCCGACCGCGCCAGCAACGTGGTGCCGGCACTGCGGACCGCGGTCGAGGGGTTGAAGAACAAGCCATCGGTGCGGCGAGAGATGTATTTCGCCACCGATGGTCAGGCCGTCGGTTGGCGGCAGTTTGAGTCGGCGACGCGCACGCTGGCGGAATCGAAGGACGCTGTTGCCTCGCACGTGTTGCTAGTGGGGCCCAAGGGGGACCAGAACCTTGCGGTGACCGACCTGCGGCTGGCATCGGGGTTGCCGGTGGTCGACCGGTCGCTACGGTTCGAGGCCCGCGTCTCCAACAGTGGCCTGACCGATGCGAACAACGTCCGCGTGCGGCTGTCGGTGAACGGTGAAGCGCCCAACGACGGCGCGACGATCGATTCGCTGCCGGCCGGTGAGAGCAAGAGCGTCTCGCTCTTCGCCAAGTTGCGCGAGCCCGGCAGCGCCAGCGTGACGGCCAGCATCGAGGCCGACCGCCTGCCCGCCGACGATTCGCGGACGATCGCCGTGCGCGCCACCGATCAGATCAGCGTGCTGCTGGTCAGCGGCAACGCCGCCAGCGGTCGCGATGCGGACACGTTCTTCCTGCAGAACGCGCTCGCTCCGGCCGGCGCGGAGGCGGGCGACCACTTCATTAAGGCCACGCCCGTGAACGCCACTGATGTGGGCAGCGTGCGGTTCGACAATTTTGACGCCGTGGTGCTGGCGAACGTCGCCGACCTGTCCACCGGCCCGCTGGATGCGCTGGTCGAGTACGTGCGCGGCGGGGGTGGCCTGGTCATTTTCCCCGGTCCCGCGACCGAATCGACCGCCAAGCTGTTTTACAACGAAGCCCTCTACGCCAACCGCGCCATGCTGCCTGCGATGCTCGGCAGCGCGACCGGTGACGCCAAGGCCGACGAAAAGGCGACGCCGCTGCAGTCGCAGAACTTCGATCACCCGATCGCGTCGATCTGGAACGACCCCGCGTCCGGCAGCCTGGCCGACGTGAAGGTACGCCGGCACTTCCCGCTGCAGGCCGGCGCGTACGAGGCTGAGGGTGCTGTTCGGCCCGAAGGCAGTGGCGTGGCCCGTACGGTGCTGCGGCTGGCGGATGGGTCGCCGTTGATGATGGAACGCACGTTCGGCGCTGGCCGGGTCGTGCTGTTCGGCACCACCGCCAGCACGCTGTGGACCGATCTGCCCGTTCGCCCGGGCGTGTTCGTGCCGTTGGTCTATCGCACGCTGGCATCGCTGGTCGGTCGGCAGGACGACGCGCTGAACGTGCCGGTGGGGGCTCCGTTCGCGTATCGCTCACCGTTGGATTGGGTGAACCGCGATGCGACGGTGCTCCCGCCCGATACCGACCCGAATGCCACGCGTCTCACGACGCGTGTGGAGTTGGTCAACAACGCGCCATTACTCAGGGTCACCGAAACGCCGCGCAGCGGGCCTTACGAAATTCAGGTCGCTACCGATCCTGCAAGCACGCTCAAGTTCGCCGCCCAGCCCGATCCAGCGGAATCGAATTTAACTGAGATGCCACCCGATCAGGAAAAGTCGCTCGGCGAGGCCACGATGGTCATTCGGGTAAATAACGGCACGCCGTTGGAGCAAATGGTGCAGAAGTCGCGCGTGGGCACGGAACTGTGGTTGCCGCTGGCGATGATCGCGCTGCTGATCGCGGCGTCGGAAACTTTTTTGGCCCAATGGTTCGGTCGATCGCGGTAG
- a CDS encoding PA14 domain-containing protein, whose product MSDLLHSKLDIVRRKRSVVSIATGVAAAVALVVGVTFVTAMLDWWFNLSYTTRAILFALQMAAAVTLLLKLSIWPIVRGPDEETLALSVEQHWPVFRSRLISAIQLGRPEALPVGAAPGLVTQLVRETEQIAGAVDFGQVVTTRQMTRVAALCVALVAAGGAATAYGQQTAVDLIKRAVLVPGVEVPRKTRVRVSEGDRFIARGDSITLTATADGLVPKQGTLITTNAKGVRQSYSMAPDPNVPDGFSITIGAVPESFTYTVQLNDGVSPSYRVETVERPAVASIAVRQIYPQYTGLSDVPQAPGDMSFLAGSRMVLDVTATKKLMLRPAEGGQRSVVRMIGTDVTYPLELDINDPAKAHASHDGPRSIPLPPGTRAMRIELVDETGVTSKNETEYRIDVVPDRPPTLAVTSPAEREVLVTPKGLINVGFDGTDDFAIAQLELKYRPLPATEEPEFPINGLTGQYFDKRDFAGRSQTRIDPAIEFDFEQKSPMAGIPVDNFSVRWRGQIKPLESGTYTFTLDTDDGVRLWVDGKKIIDEWHDGDFDAVSQPIELSADKAVDITLEYFENAGNAHVTLMWARKDEQPQVVPTEVLFNLDAPKITAANAAARAAKAIPLEIGHSPKSTRGFYPWKIESLGASAPIGTTFEWWIEARDNNDQTGPGVATSEKYLMRVVTEAEKRAELMGRVGDYFGEINAVREGQVDLSTKLGTMVQEKPAATP is encoded by the coding sequence ATGAGCGACCTTCTCCACTCCAAGCTCGACATCGTCCGCCGCAAGCGCAGCGTCGTGAGCATCGCCACGGGCGTGGCGGCGGCGGTGGCGCTCGTGGTGGGCGTGACGTTTGTCACAGCCATGCTCGACTGGTGGTTCAACCTGTCGTACACGACGCGCGCGATCCTGTTCGCCCTGCAGATGGCTGCCGCGGTCACGCTGTTGTTGAAGCTCTCGATCTGGCCAATCGTCCGCGGACCGGACGAGGAGACGCTGGCGCTATCGGTCGAGCAGCATTGGCCGGTCTTCCGCAGCCGGTTGATCAGTGCGATCCAGCTGGGTCGCCCCGAGGCGCTGCCCGTCGGCGCAGCCCCTGGGCTCGTTACACAGCTGGTGCGCGAGACGGAGCAGATCGCCGGCGCGGTCGACTTCGGCCAGGTCGTGACGACGCGTCAGATGACCCGTGTGGCTGCCCTTTGCGTAGCGTTGGTGGCCGCCGGAGGGGCGGCCACCGCCTACGGGCAACAGACCGCGGTCGACCTGATCAAGCGGGCTGTGCTGGTTCCTGGCGTCGAGGTGCCGCGCAAGACGCGCGTCCGCGTCAGCGAGGGCGACCGCTTCATCGCCCGTGGCGACAGCATCACGCTGACGGCCACCGCTGACGGTCTCGTGCCCAAGCAGGGCACCCTGATCACCACCAATGCCAAGGGCGTGCGGCAGTCGTACAGCATGGCGCCCGACCCTAACGTGCCGGACGGCTTCTCGATCACCATCGGTGCGGTGCCGGAATCGTTCACGTACACCGTGCAGTTGAACGACGGCGTCAGCCCGAGCTATCGGGTGGAGACGGTCGAGCGGCCTGCCGTCGCGTCCATTGCCGTCCGGCAGATCTACCCGCAGTACACGGGATTGTCCGACGTGCCCCAAGCGCCGGGCGACATGTCGTTCCTGGCCGGCAGCCGAATGGTGTTGGACGTGACGGCCACCAAGAAGCTCATGCTGCGGCCGGCCGAAGGTGGTCAGCGCAGCGTCGTTCGGATGATCGGCACCGACGTTACTTATCCGCTCGAGCTCGACATCAACGACCCCGCCAAGGCCCATGCGTCGCACGATGGCCCACGATCGATCCCGCTACCGCCCGGCACGCGCGCGATGCGCATTGAGCTGGTCGATGAGACCGGCGTCACAAGCAAGAACGAAACCGAGTACCGCATCGACGTGGTCCCCGATCGCCCGCCAACGCTGGCGGTCACCAGCCCGGCCGAGCGAGAGGTGCTGGTGACGCCGAAGGGCCTGATCAACGTCGGCTTCGACGGCACCGACGACTTCGCAATTGCCCAGCTCGAACTGAAGTATCGCCCGCTGCCCGCGACGGAAGAGCCGGAGTTCCCGATCAACGGCCTTACCGGCCAATACTTCGACAAGCGCGATTTCGCCGGCCGCAGTCAGACCCGCATCGATCCCGCGATCGAGTTCGACTTTGAGCAGAAGTCGCCGATGGCGGGTATCCCCGTGGACAACTTCTCGGTGCGATGGCGTGGTCAGATCAAGCCGCTGGAATCGGGCACCTACACCTTTACGCTCGACACCGATGATGGCGTGCGGCTCTGGGTGGACGGCAAGAAGATCATCGACGAGTGGCACGATGGTGATTTTGATGCGGTATCGCAGCCGATCGAACTGTCGGCCGACAAGGCGGTCGACATCACGCTGGAGTACTTCGAGAACGCGGGCAACGCTCACGTCACGCTGATGTGGGCGCGGAAAGATGAACAGCCGCAAGTGGTTCCAACCGAGGTCCTGTTCAACTTGGACGCGCCTAAGATCACCGCCGCCAATGCCGCGGCGCGGGCGGCGAAGGCGATTCCGTTGGAGATCGGCCATTCGCCGAAATCGACGCGTGGTTTTTACCCTTGGAAGATCGAATCCCTTGGAGCCAGCGCGCCGATTGGCACAACGTTCGAGTGGTGGATTGAAGCTCGTGACAACAACGACCAGACTGGCCCCGGCGTGGCTACAAGCGAGAAGTACCTGATGCGCGTCGTCACCGAGGCCGAGAAGCGGGCCGAACTGATGGGCCGCGTGGGCGATTACTTCGGCGAGATCAACGCGGTTCGTGAGGGGCAGGTCGATCTGAGCACGAAACTCGGGACAATGGTGCAGGAAAAGCCCGCTGCAACGCCATAA
- a CDS encoding prenyltransferase/squalene oxidase repeat-containing protein translates to MIDFLRRRQFRSTAVRRRSLMRVAGGLTLIAGLACSTPVMAVDPTLAAAAPRRAATDVAISPQSEAVVKGALKWLASKQQPNGSWVSGRHTTAFTSYALMAFMAAGHLPQEGEYSKNVQLGLKYVLDSCRPNGFIAAPNDEVKMYGHGIATIALGEAYGQTQDAVIRPKLQRAIRLIIDSQNNEGGWRYQPVKADADISVTVLQVVALRVAKNSGIDVPQTTIDKAVEYVRKCYNKDQGGFAYQAHGGNAGFARTAAAIYSLQVCGQYDDPLVKAGSKFLFDKFNSDREWYTYGAFYAAPAQYMIGGDTWKRWYTQVSAELMKTVKRERDMNYWTPIGGNGQNEVYATSVYTMILAMPYHYVPLYQR, encoded by the coding sequence ATGATCGACTTCCTCCGACGCCGTCAATTTCGATCAACTGCAGTCCGCCGGCGATCGCTGATGCGCGTCGCGGGCGGTCTCACCCTCATCGCGGGGCTGGCGTGCAGCACCCCGGTGATGGCGGTCGATCCCACGCTTGCCGCAGCTGCGCCGCGGCGCGCCGCGACTGACGTCGCAATCTCGCCGCAATCGGAAGCGGTGGTGAAGGGCGCGCTGAAGTGGCTGGCGAGCAAGCAGCAACCGAACGGGTCGTGGGTCAGCGGCCGGCACACGACGGCGTTCACGAGCTACGCGCTCATGGCCTTCATGGCGGCCGGTCACTTGCCGCAGGAAGGCGAGTACAGCAAGAACGTGCAGCTGGGGCTGAAGTACGTGCTCGACAGTTGCCGCCCGAACGGGTTCATCGCCGCCCCGAACGATGAAGTGAAGATGTACGGTCACGGCATCGCCACGATCGCGCTCGGTGAGGCTTACGGCCAAACGCAGGACGCCGTCATTCGCCCGAAGCTGCAGCGCGCGATCCGGCTGATCATTGACAGTCAGAACAACGAAGGGGGCTGGCGCTACCAGCCCGTGAAGGCCGACGCCGACATCTCCGTCACCGTGTTGCAGGTCGTCGCGCTGCGCGTGGCCAAGAACAGTGGGATCGACGTGCCGCAGACCACGATCGACAAGGCCGTCGAGTACGTGCGCAAGTGCTACAACAAGGATCAGGGTGGCTTCGCCTACCAGGCGCACGGTGGCAACGCGGGCTTCGCGCGCACGGCGGCGGCGATCTACTCGCTGCAGGTGTGCGGGCAGTACGACGACCCGCTCGTGAAGGCCGGCTCGAAGTTCCTGTTCGACAAGTTCAACAGCGACCGCGAGTGGTACACGTACGGCGCGTTCTACGCGGCGCCGGCGCAGTACATGATCGGCGGCGACACGTGGAAGCGCTGGTACACGCAGGTGAGCGCCGAGCTGATGAAGACCGTGAAGCGCGAGCGCGACATGAACTATTGGACGCCGATCGGCGGCAACGGGCAGAACGAGGTCTACGCGACCAGCGTCTACACGATGATCCTCGCGATGCCCTACCATTACGTGCCGCTGTACCAGCGATGA
- a CDS encoding exopolysaccharide biosynthesis protein, with protein sequence MQPVAEPSSERILSLSEDLKGLLVESDGKGLTVGQILAALRERGHAVVLLILTLPFLFPIPTMGLSAPAGAAIALFGITLMIGRQPWMPNFFRKRHLSHEAVEKLVQKAVKWADRLQSLLKPRMQFMLWPGVNVVLGISLIILGFVMALPLPIPFTNAIPAFGIILLLLGIIERDGVFVLAGQLLTFLIVAACAVLGFFIYRHGWEPIKDWLGMGGSEATTQTAMHFLGLFS encoded by the coding sequence ATGCAACCTGTAGCTGAGCCGTCGTCGGAGAGAATCCTGTCGCTGTCCGAAGACCTGAAGGGCCTACTGGTCGAATCAGATGGAAAGGGGCTGACGGTGGGCCAGATTCTCGCTGCCCTGCGCGAACGGGGACACGCGGTGGTGCTCCTGATCCTGACGCTGCCGTTCCTGTTCCCGATTCCCACCATGGGCCTTAGCGCGCCGGCCGGGGCCGCGATCGCATTGTTCGGCATCACGCTGATGATCGGCCGGCAACCTTGGATGCCCAACTTCTTCCGGAAACGCCACCTGTCTCACGAGGCGGTCGAGAAGCTGGTGCAGAAGGCCGTGAAGTGGGCCGACCGGCTGCAGTCGCTGCTGAAGCCGCGCATGCAGTTCATGCTGTGGCCGGGCGTGAACGTGGTGCTGGGGATTTCACTGATCATTCTGGGCTTCGTGATGGCGTTGCCGTTACCGATCCCGTTCACGAACGCCATCCCAGCTTTTGGAATTATCCTGCTGCTGCTCGGCATCATCGAGCGCGACGGCGTCTTCGTACTGGCGGGACAACTGCTGACGTTTCTGATCGTGGCGGCGTGCGCCGTGCTTGGCTTCTTCATCTATCGGCACGGTTGGGAACCCATTAAGGACTGGCTGGGCATGGGTGGTAGCGAGGCCACAACCCAAACCGCTATGCATTTCCTCGGGCTGTTCTCCTAG
- a CDS encoding ATP-dependent Clp protease ATP-binding subunit gives MFERFTDRARKVMALANQEAQRFNHEYIGTEHILLGLVKEGSGVGANVLKNLDVDLRKVRLEVEKLVKSGPDMVTMGKLPQTPRAKKVIEYAIEEARNLNHNYVGTEHLLLGLLREHDGVAAQVLMNLGLKLEEVREEVLNLLGAGVESEEPQPQEKQGTKSKSKTPALDSFGRDLTELAKEGQLDPVIGRANEIERVIQILCRRQKNNPVLLGEAGVGKTAIVEGLAQMVIGSAVPEILHDRRIVVLDLAMMVAGTKYRGQFEERIKAVMNEVRRAKNVILFIDELHTLVGAGGAEGAIDASNVLKPALSRGEIQCIGATTFDEYRKYIEKDAALARRFQPITVEPPNKKDAIEILKGLRDRYEAHHRVQILDEALIAAVEMSDRYISGRALPDKAIDVLDEAGARIRLRSMTKPPNLAELEEQIERLSIQKDEAVKNAEYEEAARLRDQAEALRAKKEDMQKQWREKAKEIDGVVDEEVIAEVISKMTGVPLTRLEKEEAQRLLELENELHKRVVSQDEAIKAISKTIRRARSGLKDPNRPMGSFLFLGPTGVGKTLLSKALAEFMFGDEDALIQIDMSEYMEKHNVSRLIGAPPGYVGYEEGGQLTERIRRRPYAVLLLDEVEKAHPDVFNMLLQIMEEGRLTDSFGRHVDFKNVIMIMTSNIGSDLIKGGGPQFGLRPLGKGGTEERNYQQIKETVMKELERYVRPEFIGRLDDVIVFRPLGKAQLEEIVVFELKKVTKRLGEHGMKVELSEEAKVFLIEKGTNVDFGARPLRRAIEQHIEDPLSEEILRGNFKGKDTIKITVKDEGEGNKHLYFEAISSGDKTGDKPQLAQASSDAT, from the coding sequence ATGTTCGAACGGTTTACGGATCGCGCCCGAAAAGTCATGGCGCTTGCCAACCAGGAAGCTCAGCGCTTCAACCATGAATACATCGGCACCGAACACATCCTGCTCGGGCTGGTGAAGGAAGGGTCGGGCGTTGGCGCCAACGTGCTGAAGAACCTCGACGTCGACCTGCGTAAGGTACGACTTGAAGTCGAGAAGCTCGTCAAGAGCGGTCCTGACATGGTCACCATGGGCAAGCTGCCGCAGACGCCGCGCGCCAAAAAGGTGATCGAGTACGCGATCGAAGAGGCGCGCAACCTCAACCACAATTACGTGGGCACCGAGCATCTGCTACTCGGCCTGCTTCGCGAGCACGACGGTGTCGCGGCACAGGTACTGATGAACCTCGGGCTGAAGCTCGAAGAAGTGCGGGAAGAAGTCCTTAACCTTTTAGGTGCAGGCGTGGAAAGCGAAGAACCGCAACCGCAGGAAAAACAGGGTACGAAGAGCAAGAGCAAAACCCCAGCGCTCGACTCGTTCGGTCGCGACCTGACGGAGCTGGCCAAAGAAGGCCAGCTTGATCCGGTCATCGGCCGGGCCAACGAGATCGAACGCGTCATTCAGATCCTCTGCCGTCGCCAGAAGAACAACCCAGTCTTATTGGGTGAGGCGGGCGTCGGCAAAACCGCGATCGTCGAAGGCCTGGCGCAGATGGTGATCGGGTCGGCCGTGCCGGAGATCCTGCACGACCGCCGGATCGTCGTGCTGGACCTGGCGATGATGGTCGCGGGCACGAAGTATCGCGGTCAGTTCGAGGAGCGCATCAAGGCAGTGATGAACGAAGTTCGTCGCGCCAAGAACGTCATCCTGTTCATCGACGAGCTGCACACGCTCGTGGGTGCCGGCGGCGCCGAGGGCGCGATCGACGCCAGCAACGTGCTGAAGCCGGCGCTGAGCCGTGGTGAGATTCAGTGCATCGGCGCGACGACGTTCGACGAGTACCGCAAGTACATCGAGAAGGACGCCGCCCTTGCTCGCCGGTTCCAGCCGATCACGGTTGAGCCGCCGAACAAGAAGGACGCGATCGAGATCCTCAAGGGTCTGCGCGACCGCTACGAGGCGCACCATCGCGTGCAGATTCTGGACGAGGCGCTGATCGCTGCCGTGGAGATGTCCGACCGCTACATCAGTGGTCGGGCGTTGCCGGACAAGGCGATCGACGTGTTGGACGAGGCGGGTGCCCGCATCCGTCTTCGTAGCATGACCAAGCCCCCGAACCTTGCCGAATTGGAAGAGCAGATCGAACGGCTCAGTATCCAGAAGGACGAGGCGGTTAAGAACGCCGAGTACGAGGAAGCCGCCCGTCTGCGCGACCAAGCCGAAGCGCTGCGTGCTAAGAAAGAGGACATGCAGAAGCAGTGGCGCGAGAAGGCTAAGGAGATCGACGGCGTGGTCGACGAAGAGGTGATCGCTGAAGTCATCAGCAAGATGACCGGCGTGCCCCTCACCCGCCTCGAGAAGGAAGAGGCCCAGCGGCTGCTCGAACTGGAGAATGAGCTGCACAAGCGCGTGGTCAGCCAAGACGAAGCGATCAAGGCGATCAGCAAGACGATCCGCCGTGCGCGCAGCGGCCTGAAGGACCCGAACCGCCCGATGGGTTCGTTCCTGTTCCTGGGCCCCACGGGCGTCGGCAAGACGCTGCTCAGCAAGGCCCTGGCCGAGTTCATGTTCGGCGATGAGGATGCCCTCATCCAGATCGACATGAGCGAGTACATGGAGAAGCACAACGTCTCTCGTCTGATCGGCGCGCCTCCGGGCTACGTCGGTTACGAGGAAGGTGGCCAGCTCACCGAGCGCATCCGCCGGCGGCCGTACGCCGTGCTGTTGCTCGACGAGGTCGAGAAGGCGCACCCGGACGTCTTCAACATGCTGCTGCAGATCATGGAAGAAGGCCGCCTGACCGACTCGTTCGGCCGGCACGTCGACTTCAAGAACGTCATCATGATCATGACCTCGAACATCGGTTCGGACCTGATCAAGGGTGGCGGGCCGCAGTTCGGCCTGCGTCCGCTCGGTAAGGGCGGCACGGAGGAGCGTAACTACCAGCAGATCAAGGAGACCGTGATGAAGGAGCTCGAACGCTACGTTCGACCCGAATTCATCGGCCGCCTGGACGACGTCATCGTCTTCCGTCCGCTGGGCAAGGCACAGCTCGAGGAGATCGTGGTCTTCGAACTGAAGAAGGTCACCAAGCGCCTCGGCGAGCACGGCATGAAGGTCGAGCTGTCTGAGGAAGCCAAGGTGTTCCTGATCGAGAAGGGCACGAACGTCGACTTCGGCGCCCGCCCGCTGCGTCGCGCGATCGAGCAGCACATTGAAGACCCGCTCAGCGAGGAAATCCTGCGCGGCAACTTCAAGGGCAAGGACACGATCAAGATCACCGTGAAGGACGAAGGCGAGGGCAACAAGCACCTCTACTTCGAAGCCATCAGCAGCGGTGACAAGACCGGCGACAAGCCGCAACTGGCCCAGGCCTCCAGCGACGCGACCTAA
- a CDS encoding MoxR family ATPase yields MPPTPTATAPAKPAKVSDADLQAVSDLKAAHAAIKAELGKVIVGQQQVIDELLISIFTRSHALLVGVPGLAKTLLISSLAQTLHLGFKRIQFTPDLMPSDITGTEVIYADQATGAREFKFLKGPIFSNIILADEINRTPPKTQAAMLEAMQERRVTVGGVDHKLPDPFFVLATQNPVEQEGTYPLPEAQLDRFMFMIYVDYPSAAEERQIMKMGTGLGGEKPQPVLSAENIVQLQQIVRRVPVADHVFAYAERIVRVTRPKQPEALDFCKKWLSWGAGPRASLNLIMAAKARAILNGQFYVSCDDVAAVTPAIFRHRITPNFAAQAEGVTADDITAKILAAIPKDKKLD; encoded by the coding sequence ATGCCGCCGACCCCGACCGCCACTGCGCCAGCAAAGCCCGCGAAGGTGTCCGACGCCGATCTGCAGGCCGTCAGCGACCTGAAGGCCGCCCACGCCGCCATCAAGGCGGAGCTGGGAAAGGTGATCGTCGGGCAGCAGCAGGTGATCGACGAGCTGCTCATCAGCATCTTCACCCGCAGCCACGCGCTGCTGGTGGGCGTGCCGGGGCTGGCCAAGACGCTGCTCATCTCGTCGTTGGCGCAGACGCTGCATCTGGGGTTCAAGCGCATTCAGTTCACGCCCGACCTGATGCCGTCGGACATCACCGGCACGGAAGTCATTTACGCCGACCAGGCGACCGGTGCCCGCGAGTTCAAGTTCCTGAAAGGCCCGATCTTCAGCAACATCATTTTGGCAGACGAGATCAACCGCACGCCCCCCAAGACGCAGGCGGCCATGCTGGAGGCGATGCAGGAGCGCCGGGTGACGGTGGGCGGCGTCGACCACAAATTGCCCGACCCGTTCTTCGTGCTGGCGACGCAGAACCCGGTAGAGCAGGAAGGCACCTACCCGCTGCCCGAGGCGCAGTTGGACCGGTTCATGTTCATGATCTACGTCGACTACCCGTCAGCGGCCGAGGAACGGCAGATCATGAAGATGGGCACGGGCTTGGGTGGTGAGAAGCCGCAGCCGGTGTTGAGCGCAGAGAACATCGTGCAACTGCAGCAGATCGTCCGCCGGGTGCCGGTTGCCGACCACGTCTTCGCCTATGCCGAGCGTATCGTGCGCGTGACGCGGCCGAAGCAGCCCGAAGCGCTCGACTTCTGCAAGAAGTGGCTGAGCTGGGGCGCTGGCCCGCGCGCCAGCCTGAATTTGATCATGGCGGCGAAGGCGCGGGCCATTTTGAACGGCCAGTTCTACGTCAGCTGCGACGACGTCGCCGCCGTCACTCCTGCGATCTTCCGGCACCGCATCACCCCCAACTTCGCCGCCCAGGCCGAAGGCGTCACGGCCGACGACATCACCGCGAAGATTCTGGCGGCGATCCCGAAGGACAAGAAGCTCGATTGA